The Pogona vitticeps strain Pit_001003342236 chromosome 7, PviZW2.1, whole genome shotgun sequence genome segment TCCTGTTTATGATGAAAactggcttaggtctctggctgcaaaaccagaggttggcCGTTGGATTctcccacggggcctccttgagaaAGGCTGGACATCCGTATGGTGTCCCTTCTAGATCTGCAGTTCTAGGGTTATTcttaaaaggggtgtgtgtgtgtgtgcggaaGAAATGAGCTTCCCTGTTCACGTCTGTTTGGGTAAAATCCAGCCTTCCTGTCCAGGCAGGAACCAGGGTGTTCCGTTTTCACGGAGTGTCTTGAGAACCACGTTGGAAGGCcctctctttttcatttctcttgGCAGTGAGGAAAtgcagctagagagagagagatgccaagCAGCCGGGCAGACACTAGATCTGGAGATTGGGTCGGGAGATTGGAACTGGTAACTCAAAGACTGTTTCTCCCTTCATGAGCCAGCTCGGGTGTGAAGGTCATCGGGAggggcctttttctcagtcccatcaccttctcaGGTGCGTTtgatggggacccaggagagggccttctctgtggctgctcccagactttggaactccctcccactggagaccagcctggccccatcttcgctgtccttccacaagcaggccaagaccttcctcttcaggccaGCTTTCCCTCCATGACTGGCTACCCACATATGATTTTAAAacggattgttatgcattactgctctgactgggtttTTAGCACTACTTgcctcagagtggcatttgttctTTGTTAAAAtttgtattaaaatgttaaatatttctatacttaatgtttctagctttaatatcatttttttaaaatgatgcaagctgcctctttatactcattgtttttagctttaaaggtCTTTCAAGGACGTACGCCGCCCGGGGGgtctcttttaaggagaaaggcggggtgaacatattttaaacaaataataaatgaagaagTCAAGGGTGCCCGATAATTGCATGAGTCTTAAGGGTGCCACTCGTCTCCGCTACGAACACAGAAGTGTTTCAGCTCCAGCCGTGAGAAATTAGGGGCTGGAGAAGGGGCTGCTGATGGTGGGTCAGGcagaaaagggaggaagaggagggagatgAAGATGAAAAGGAAGCCCCCATCGATGCTGCTCCTCACTTCTACTTCCCTGCTGGTTCTTCAGGACCAGGAGCATCCAGAGGATGCTGAGGAagatgtagtaggcatccttcagtctcgagaaactatggtaacatgctctgtacagaggtcttggaacagcgtctagtgtggcagagaaggccaattcgagagtgactatctcttccacactgaagacaaatccagtctgtcccctgtccagctccctggttttgctggtttcaggactgcctctttgcctcggcctgctgaacaagggtctcttcaaattggagagaccgtgatgcactgcctgcctccaggctgaacggtcagatgtcagggtttgccatctgttgaggtccatttctaaaaccttcagatcccgcttgcagatctccttgtatcgcagctgtggtctccctgtcCTGTGGGGAAGaagcagggagagaaaaagagggaccTCGCCTGCCCCAGAAGAGCCTTTGGGTCTGACTTCTGGGGATTTAGCACCTCGTGCAAAGGTTTGGAAGGCTGATCCgacagggaagggagggagggagggagggaggaagacccCGTGGCATCATCtaaagaagaaggagggggagacgaggagggggaaaaaaacaagcaaggcaAACTGTGCCTTTATTCCACTTCAATGCCAGAAAGGCAAGCTTTCCAGCTGCCCCCAGGGGGGTCTCGCTTAAGACAGAAGGCAGGGCAGAAAATCCTGCTTTTCGTGTCAGCCTCTCCCGGGCATCGCCAGAGGCAGAGTTTCACCTTTTCACCTGAGAGGCGGTGGGGAAGGATCGGggcccttctctttccctttccctcttccccgAGGAAGCATCCTGCGGAGGAGTCTGATGATGGCGAGACTTTTGCTGCTGAGCCCCTCcggcatggggtgggggtggggctgagAGGCACAGTTCTGCTTGGGGGGCAGGTAGGTCCTGTGGGattgggaccggggggggggacatgccTGGTGGCCTGATCAGCCcttcttaaaaaaacccacatgcagCTTCTCCTTCCCAAAGTGGGCCATCTTTCCTGGGAGCAGAAAGGGGGGGGCGGTTAGTCAAGGGTGAGGATCAGGAAGGGATATATATattactccatctttctcctttaaaaaggaaccCGGGTGGCTGACATCATTGAAAGACCATATTGAAAAGCTATAAACGGTTAAGTATGCAATTAAAatccgacaaaggtccgcatagtcaaagctatggtttttccagtagcgatgtatggatgtgagagctggaccataaagaaggctgaccgtcgaagaattgaggcttttgaattgtggtgctggaggagactcttgagagtcccctggactgcaaggagaacaaacctattcatcttgcaggaaataaaccctgagtgctcactggaaggacagatcctgaagctgaggctgcaatactttggccatctcatgagaagacaagactccctggaaaagaccctgatgttgggaaagagtgaaggcaagagaaggggacgacagaggaggagatggttggacaaggtcaacgaagcaaccaacatgaatttgaccaaactctgggaggcagtggaaaattcACTCATGGCTTCTTGGAGAAGAATCAGTTTCTTAAAGCATATGCAATACGCTGGTGCAATGCACTTGCCTCTTTTAAACAATGCACTTGCCTCTTTTAAAGGCTTAAATAAAAAATGCTTTTTACAAGTTCTAAAGAACCGCATGGGGTTTGTCGTTCATTTCCCTTGTCCGGCTGGTTCTTCCTTTCCTGATTCTGCTCGAGAAGGAGGTGGTGAGGAGATATTATACAGCCTCATCCCTTCATTGGTGTGGTCTGGATTTCTGCAAAAAGTCTCAAGTGGATTTTAGCGATATGAAGAGTTATTAGTGCAGCCAGATATGTAGGGACCAGTTTAATTGGCTTCATCAGCTTCAGGAAGGGCAGGGGACTTTCTCTCTTGAGAACCTGCCTCAACGGGAAGGCTTTGAGTCTTAGCTAGGCCAATCTCCACCCAAGCTtcttgctcagaaagaaagctcccagctggcactggggcaggaacaggaagcttgggtgaagctaggcctagctcggcctcaaagccttccagttgaggcctttcttccaggtgagccacattcagGCATTTGTAAGGtaggtagaacttccagaatggagtaTTGTGGTATTGGTAGTCCAGGAAATCAGAAAATCCCATCCCCAGGTGCTACCCTTGTGCTAACTCTGTAAATGCAGAGCCTCTAAGCAGAACAAGTCTTATGCTAGCTCAACCAATACAGGTTTGAATCATTTTGCATATTATGAGCAGTTGCTCATTGGGTTTTATTGCTTTtgaaccttttttttccccttaggagATCTTGAGGGAGCATGCATggctctcttcttttcttcctcctcccttcctcctcacaacaatcctgcaaTCAGGTAGGTTGTATTGACGTCAAGAAACTGGTCAGAGGCACAGAATGGGCTTCATAGCCAGGTCAGGATCAGAACCTGGATTTTCCACATCCTGGTCCAGGACTCGGTAACCAATGCAGCCACACTGGGTCTCAAGGGTCAGAGGAGAGATTTGGTTTGTAAGTGAAAGCCAAGGGCTGTAGTCTTTTGTACCATTGGGTCCCAGCCTCAGGTCCCTGGACGTTCCTGgaataaaactctcagaagccttcaccactagctgtgttggcttggattttttgggagttgtagtccatgaccatctggtgacccaaggttgggaagcacttgATGTTCCTTTCTGACATCATGTTGCTTTTCTGATGTCACCTCAACGCTATCCTTCCTGGGCTGTACGATGAGGACAAGAATACAAGGTATTGCCTTGAGTTCATGGTACTCCATGAAGACTTTCTAAACTGAACCGAGTGTCAACAAAAAAATGGTTCAGCTTGACTTCCTTGCTGGGTGGTTGTAAACCAAAGTTTACTTCTTGATCTTTGCGGTTCATTTTCCATGATCATGGTGGAGAGATCCTGGTTCTCTCCTTTCCCAAGGCTCTGAATCTTCCTTCTTGAGCCTAACATAGAATGTTGGCCGATCCAAAACTCTGCCTCTCCATTCTTGATGCTTTTCAAAATCCACTCACGGCTTCTTGGAGAAGAATCGATTTCTTAAAGCATTTGCAATATGCTCGTGCATCACTAGGAAAAAGGAAGATGTCCCTTTTTGTGACTCATGGGGTTCTAGAATTTTGATAGCGAAGGATTCTTTTCTGCAAGACCAAAAAGAAAGGCGAGAAGTGGTGGGAAACCCCCATTTCCCTGATCTTTGGATTGAGAGAATGTCTTGCTCCAGAATACCAGAACTTCCAGCTGTCATTATTGACAATGGATCGGGGTTGTGCAAAGCTGGTCTGTCTGGAGAGCAAGCTCCTCGAGCCGTCGTTGCGACGGTTGTGGGCTAccccaaattccaatccatcatGTTTGGCCCGGCACAGAGGGAGTTTTATGTCGGCAAAGAAGCCCAAGTCAAGAGAGGTATCTTATCTTTCAAATATCCTGTGGAGCATGGAATAGTCACCTCCTGGGATGACATGGAGAAAATCTGGAGGTACATATACAAGCACGGGCTGAGACTGAGAGCCCAAGAGCAGCCGGTGCTATTAACGGAAGCACCCATGAATCCCATGCCCAACAGAGAAAAAATGACAGAGATCATGTTTGAGCATTTCCAGGTGCCAGCCATGTTTGTGGGGCTGCAAGCTTTAATGGCCCTCTATGCTTCTGGTCGTACCACTGGCTTAGTCTTAGATAGCGGAGATGGTGTCACGCTGACAGTGCCCATCTACAAAGGCCATTGCTTGCTTCATGCCATTTCCAGGTTGAATTTTGCAGGCCGGGATATCATAAAACATTTAGCGACACTGCTCTTAGAGACTGGCCATACCTTTTTGAGCTCTGCTGAGAAGGAGATTGTGAAGGACATCAAAGAGAACCTGTGCTATGTAGCGTTAGACCCCGAgcaagagaaagacaaaaagctgGTCCAAACCTACACTCTCCCTGATGGAAATCCTGTCAAAATTGGGGACCAGCTCTTCAGAGCACCAGAGACCCTTTTCAGCCCAGGGGATGCTGGAGTCACAGCACCCGGGGTCCACCAGATGATCACGGACAGCATCTCTAAATGTGACGGCAGCATCCAGCAGGCCCTCTGGAAGAATGTGGTCCTGGCAGGAGGGTCGACCCTTTTCCCTGGCCTAAGGGAAAGACTTCTAAAGGAACTCCAGACTCTTGCACCCAAAGGCGTGTTGGCCAAAGTGGAGGCACCAGGAGATAGGATGTTCTCTGTTTGGATTGGTGCGTCGGTGCTCACCAGCCTGGCTTCATTTAAGAGCATGTGGGTCACCCGGCAGGAATACAAGGAGATCGGGTGCACCGTCCTGCAGAAGAAATGCTTCTGAGAAGAATAAAAGGACAActagagaaacacacacagatacacaaaaGTCAATCGGAACAGCTGGGGAGTGACTAGTAAACCTTTTCACAAAGAATCAATGTGTTGTAATTTTATCACATGGTAAGAAAGGGTCCCTTGTGTGTTCAGTTAAAGAAAGGGACCTTGTTTGGAATATTTTGACGACCCTGTAAGTTGCCTTTATATATgttgtggagtgtgtgtgtgtgctggaatGGCTGCAACAGCACCATTGCTTTTTTGCTGGGCTGTTAAACTCTAGAGACCAGACCACCTTAAGCTTCTGTGCCCCTGGGCATTGGCGCTTTGCCAGTCAACATAAATATCCAgtgaatataaaataaatcagtaaTAGGTGTTTCACTGGACTCAGCCAGTGAAACACCAGGTGCAAACCAGGAGTCAAACGCAACAtgagtagggccactgaatcaatggaactttttaAGTTAAGGCAGTTGTTAATGTTTACCTGTTTCTGATTattccattgtattttaattagtgtgccctgtaattgtgtgttttttaaaattgttttacttAGTATGcgtttaattctattcttttaatattgcgagccactttgggtccccttattgggagaaaggcagcctataaataaataaaacaaataaacacataaaagaaacaaaattagggAGGAGCGGACTCACCATATCCCCACGGCCGTGTaaagatgtgccactggagaccaaggccaagatcattgaTAATATGGTTTTCCTGATTTCTATGCATAGATATGAAAGttaaacagtgaaaaaaaaatctgttcattcCAAATGAGGTGTAGCAGGTGAGCTTCATGAATACCACAGACTACCAGGAGAATATATAAGAAGGTGTTAGACCCACTGAGGCCTATCACACAGTAGACAATCACACTTCAGGTgcattgtgagaagacaagacttctTAGAAGAGATATTGACAATCAGCTTTTTTGACCATGTCAGACGCAATCTTAATGTGCTCCCGGGGTGGAAAGATAAGCTGGCAAGATGATGTCATTGCCCAAGGAGGGGTACCCAAATGTATTCACTATCCTCACATTCCTTAGCAAGGCTCCTTTCCTGTCCCCCACAACAATGCCTGGGAAAGACCCTAATGTtgtgaaaatgtgaaggcaagaggagaaggggacgtcagaggatgagagggttggacagggtcactgaagcgaccaacatgactttgacccaactccgggaggcagtggaagacaggaggggctggcgtgctctggtccatggggtcacaaagagtcggacacaacttaacaactaaacaacaatgcaattaaaataataataatcatatgaaTATTATGTTTAAAACAAATCCTTTTTCCCTGGCCTTACCCATGAGTGCCCTTGAGAGGGGACAGATAAAGCCCccatctcccccccaaaaaaaacccttgaagCTGGTCTTTCCAGCATCCTTTGGGCCCAGGAGAGAGACCAGGGGCTGGCTTTGCCTTGCGCTTTGCAACGGGTCCAAAGCATTGCGATCTGACTTGCCGCCCTCTTTCCTGCGCCGGCCCTGGAGGAAGTTTCACTAACACACAGACACCCACACAAACTCACAGGTGGGTGAGCGGAGTAGTTTTGCGAGTCAGCCACCAGGTGGAGCCATGCCACAGCGCCTGGTCATGAGAAGTCCTCCGTGGCAAGTGAATCGGGTGGAAAGCGTGGCCCAAGTTAAGACCTGCAAGCATTTCTAGAAGGATCGGGTCCTTCCGGCTGGAAAAAGGCTTGGGGTGGCCTCTTCTGCAAATGAGTCCCCTGGAAGCCTCTGAAGAGGTCTTCAGGATCAAGCGAAGATGTCTTCTGCACCCACGCCGGCGGCCACGGGCTCACCAAAGACCTCCCATGGGAGAGAGTGGAGCCTTTCTCTGGTGGCTTGGAAGCTGGTTGAAGAGccagaaggggaaagcaggagtcCGAGGATAGTTCTCACCGGAGGGGTGGGAGCGGAGCAGCAGAAGGACCCTTTGGGGTCCGTATTGGGATGGGTCCTTCTAAATTTTTTCGTCATTCACCTGGAATTCAGGGGTGGGCCGTGAAGTGGCCACGTTGGCTGAGGGTGGCCAACTGGTCCAGGATGAGtagggcaaaaaaagggggggctgcaaACAGCGCAAAAATCatatttccaacagatattaaaATGGCAAAATGCAGTGGTGTTTCACCCATTCTTTCTCCCCCGCTccatatgtctgacgaagtggacttgtccatgaaagctcacattaaaatatagtagttagtcatgccattcccccccccctttgtcttttTTCCTTGGATTTTATACCAAAGCGAGTAAAGCCGTCGCCGGAGAGGTACCCAAGGCCACCTATCAGGAAGGCCGGCCCTTCCGTGAGGCAGAGGGAGGCGGCTGCCTCGGTCGGCAGATACCAGAGGGCAGCGGCAACCGCCACGGCTGCCACGTCAAAATGCCATAGAAGCCTAGAGATTTCAGAATGAAAAGCAGGAAGATAGGAGCTTTGCACTGGAGCGTTTTCCTGCCTTTTGGCTCTTCAGGGActggggcttcccccccccccagtcggaTCCTGCTTACTGTTCCTGATCCACCTCAGGCATAGCAGGGAGTCATCAGGGCGACCCACGGAGGCCCTTCCCTGGCTGGGCCTTTGGCCCTCGAGCATCCTTCCTCAACTGCTTTCGGGGGCCAGGGGCATTCAGTGGGGTAACactggcaacccccccccccaaaaaaaaccccacccttcaGGGGCTGCCACTGCTTCCTGCATGAAATGGTGCAGACGGTCAGGTGCATTTCCGCTTCTCCTCTCGCTGATGAAGAGGCTGGAGGTCCCGCAGGCTGAGAAACCGGCCACCCGCCTTGCCTCCTGCTGGGGATTTGAGGGTGGCTGGCCATTTGCtcagctttttcctcctcctcctcctcctctcaaagGGTGGCAGACTGCTTCTGTTCTCCTCCCTGCTCCAGCTGCCTCCAGAGCCCCCACCCTCCTGGCTGGCCATTAAGCAAAGCAGGCCGGGCAGCATGTAAAGCACCCAGAAAGCAGCCAGGCAAATGGgaatgccaccccccccccaccccacagcccCTGCAGATCCTCCAGGAGAAGCAGCACCTGAGGGATCCGGCACTGGGAGAGGACCCTTGGTGGGGCCACCCAGCCCACCAGCCCAACGGGGGGGGCTGTGTCCCGCCCCAAGGAGTCccgccagacacacacacacacacacccagaaccATGTCAGCGGCCTGGGTGGTTGCCGCTGCTCTCCTGCTGGTCAGCCCTGGCAGGGGTGCCCACACCTCGTGCCCGTCGCTCTTCCACCTCCCCGGGGACCTCATGATCGAGGGACTCTTCCCGGTCCACAGCAACAGCACAGGGAGGAACCGGAGCATGGGGCAGCTGCCCGTCTGCCGCGGGTGAGTCAGTCCGTGGGGCACGCTCTGCCCGTCCCCCTGGGGCTTTGGGGTGAGGAGGGGTGT includes the following:
- the LOC110082441 gene encoding actin-2-like, giving the protein MSCSRIPELPAVIIDNGSGLCKAGLSGEQAPRAVVATVVGYPKFQSIMFGPAQREFYVGKEAQVKRGILSFKYPVEHGIVTSWDDMEKIWRYIYKHGLRLRAQEQPVLLTEAPMNPMPNREKMTEIMFEHFQVPAMFVGLQALMALYASGRTTGLVLDSGDGVTLTVPIYKGHCLLHAISRLNFAGRDIIKHLATLLLETGHTFLSSAEKEIVKDIKENLCYVALDPEQEKDKKLVQTYTLPDGNPVKIGDQLFRAPETLFSPGDAGVTAPGVHQMITDSISKCDGSIQQALWKNVVLAGGSTLFPGLRERLLKELQTLAPKGVLAKVEAPGDRMFSVWIGASVLTSLASFKSMWVTRQEYKEIGCTVLQKKCF